The following are encoded in a window of Thermoproteota archaeon genomic DNA:
- a CDS encoding winged helix-turn-helix transcriptional regulator encodes MHVGIYGKGLTVSSSKLIKKIFEDKGISTSLVSKTKSKPFDFIIVLGGDKGVRNYFHRTFDSTTPILGISEAEISGFLAQIDLKEISSYVERLKNQKYTIEEVQRLGVKIDGKNVYPVLNDVSVFASKSAMLMEHTLRVNGEEVWHDSSDGIIVSTPIGSSAYSMSAGGPVIFQDSSVFGIISVNSLNVTRRPLIVSNDSSIEIDDISSRLHCEVVLDGIDRYNVKKLVECTKFLPPARIIRMKKDSTAISALAKKVHLAEELLSMPPSSKLLLKILEYEGPLTQKELANKTLLPDRTVRLAISHLLDKGYVKRKVSIRDARQKIYEISKIE; translated from the coding sequence GTGCACGTTGGAATCTATGGTAAAGGATTAACTGTTTCTTCATCAAAACTAATCAAGAAAATTTTTGAAGACAAGGGAATCTCAACATCACTTGTTTCTAAAACAAAATCAAAACCATTTGATTTTATTATCGTTTTAGGAGGGGACAAGGGAGTTCGAAATTACTTTCACAGAACATTTGATTCAACAACACCAATTCTTGGAATTAGTGAGGCTGAAATCAGTGGGTTCTTGGCGCAAATTGATCTGAAGGAGATTTCCTCTTATGTTGAGCGCTTAAAGAATCAAAAGTATACCATAGAAGAAGTACAGCGCCTTGGAGTCAAAATCGATGGAAAGAATGTCTATCCTGTGTTAAATGATGTCTCTGTCTTTGCATCAAAGAGTGCAATGCTAATGGAGCATACGCTGCGTGTCAACGGTGAAGAAGTTTGGCATGATAGCAGTGATGGAATTATAGTGTCTACTCCAATTGGTTCATCAGCATATTCAATGTCTGCAGGAGGTCCTGTAATATTTCAGGATTCATCTGTATTTGGAATCATTTCAGTAAACTCTCTAAATGTTACAAGAAGGCCTTTGATAGTTTCAAATGACAGCTCTATTGAGATTGATGATATCTCATCTAGATTGCACTGTGAGGTGGTCTTGGATGGAATTGATAGGTATAATGTCAAAAAACTAGTAGAGTGCACAAAGTTTTTGCCACCTGCAAGAATTATTCGAATGAAAAAGGACTCTACTGCAATCTCTGCATTGGCAAAGAAGGTTCATCTTGCAGAAGAACTACTCAGTATGCCTCCTAGCTCAAAGTTATTGCTAAAGATTCTAGAATATGAGGGACCCTTGACTCAAAAAGAACTTGCAAACAAAACATTACTCCCTGATAGAACAGTCAGATTGGCAATTAGTCATTTATTGGATAAGGGATACGTAAAACGTAAGGTGTCAATTCGTGATGCAAGACAAAAAATTTACGAAATCTCAAAGATAGAATAA
- a CDS encoding GHKL domain-containing protein, producing MSNLNTEFDITGICDFTIMARRYLGRQTEDSIDDKETMDSIEEDPFGENKRKFKLQDNESMSSGTDDLKEESAETQEELKETTEFMKVSNEDFKKRIERINHIKKLHENFDRELKILQEDEVISELDSDPNSSNPNSEVHKIGRDVSELISSNNKQRLKVMELQIESEKKQSAKLNSRIQEKMQSINNLETVLRTELSSEISNIIDDSTARKLKIMQMQLDSERKLSEELNAKIQENMATIIKYERELSEQRDKLEIEVQIKTKKLLQAERLSAIGELAARVAHDLRNPLSVIKGSVELIKVKNSSNASEFIVRQMNLIERAISRMSHQIEDVLDFVKPIPLKTSKNSIKKTIHYALEKTKLSSNVKLNLPENDMELTFDADKMDVVFDNLLTNAKQAIDDSGEITIKFSEDEKYAYIGITDSGPGIPEDILPKVFEPLVTTKQTGTGLGLASCLSIVKLHGGKITVKNNPTTFTIKLPK from the coding sequence ATGTCCAATCTGAACACCGAATTTGACATTACGGGTATCTGTGATTTTACTATCATGGCAAGGCGATATCTTGGCCGTCAGACAGAGGACTCTATAGATGATAAAGAGACTATGGATTCAATTGAAGAGGATCCATTTGGTGAAAATAAACGCAAGTTTAAGCTCCAAGACAATGAATCAATGTCTTCTGGAACTGATGATCTAAAGGAAGAGTCAGCTGAGACACAAGAGGAGCTCAAAGAGACAACAGAGTTTATGAAAGTAAGTAATGAGGATTTTAAAAAGAGAATCGAGCGAATTAATCACATTAAAAAATTACACGAAAACTTTGATCGTGAACTAAAGATTCTACAAGAAGATGAAGTAATTTCTGAGCTAGACTCTGATCCAAACTCTTCTAATCCAAACTCTGAGGTTCATAAAATTGGACGCGATGTTTCTGAATTAATCTCTAGTAACAACAAACAACGACTAAAGGTTATGGAGTTGCAGATAGAATCTGAAAAGAAACAGTCTGCAAAACTCAACAGTAGAATTCAAGAAAAGATGCAAAGCATCAATAATTTAGAAACTGTACTGCGCACAGAATTAAGCAGTGAAATCAGCAATATTATCGATGACTCTACTGCAAGAAAATTAAAGATAATGCAAATGCAACTTGATTCTGAGCGGAAACTATCTGAGGAATTAAATGCAAAAATTCAGGAAAACATGGCTACCATAATAAAATATGAAAGAGAATTAAGTGAACAGCGTGACAAATTAGAAATCGAAGTTCAAATTAAAACTAAAAAATTACTCCAAGCAGAAAGATTGTCTGCAATTGGAGAGCTGGCAGCACGTGTTGCCCATGATTTGAGAAACCCACTATCTGTCATCAAAGGATCTGTTGAATTAATCAAAGTAAAGAACAGCTCAAACGCAAGTGAATTCATTGTACGACAGATGAATCTAATTGAGCGAGCAATCTCTCGAATGTCACATCAAATTGAAGATGTTCTTGATTTTGTAAAACCAATTCCACTAAAGACAAGTAAAAACTCTATCAAAAAGACAATCCATTATGCTTTGGAGAAGACTAAGCTATCTAGTAACGTTAAACTAAACTTGCCTGAAAATGATATGGAGCTGACATTTGATGCAGACAAGATGGATGTTGTCTTTGATAATCTACTAACAAACGCAAAACAGGCAATTGATGATTCTGGTGAAATCACAATAAAGTTTTCAGAAGATGAGAAATATGCATACATTGGCATTACTGATTCGGGACCTGGAATTCCTGAAGACATTCTGCCAAAAGTTTTCGAGCCATTAGTTACAACAAAACAGACTGGAACAGGATTAGGGCTTGCAAGCTGTCTTAGTATAGTAAAACTACACGGCGGAAAGATTACTGTAAAAAATAATCCTACAACTTTTACAATAAAGCTACCAAAATAG
- a CDS encoding indole-3-glycerol-phosphate synthase, giving the protein MIDSILTKLVNNSQAAIDDGVYEVDANLEQSTQDLLQTIRVNQHPTLITEIKFASPSLGKIRTTSDPVRIANAMIEGGSSALSVLTQPYLFNGSPDFFMQVRREVKVPMLMKDIMIDKVQIDTARKIGADYMLLIQSLFEQGHLKEIDEFIDYGHKNGLKILLEVHTKSELESALKTDADLVGINNRNLDTLDIDLKTTENLLKDYKQDRPIISESGIETPDDIKYLRKCGANGFLIGSSIMKSDNIRENVRKLVSAY; this is encoded by the coding sequence ATCATAGATAGTATACTAACAAAGCTTGTAAACAATTCACAAGCTGCAATTGATGATGGAGTGTATGAAGTTGATGCAAATCTTGAACAGTCAACCCAAGACTTGCTTCAAACTATTAGAGTTAATCAACATCCCACTCTAATCACAGAGATAAAATTTGCATCACCATCTCTAGGTAAAATCAGAACAACATCAGATCCTGTTAGAATTGCAAATGCAATGATTGAGGGAGGCTCTAGTGCATTATCTGTATTGACGCAGCCATACCTGTTTAATGGTAGTCCAGACTTTTTCATGCAGGTTAGGCGCGAGGTAAAGGTGCCAATGCTCATGAAGGACATCATGATTGACAAGGTCCAGATAGATACTGCAAGAAAGATTGGTGCGGATTACATGCTGCTAATCCAGTCATTATTTGAGCAGGGCCACCTAAAGGAGATTGATGAGTTTATCGATTACGGTCACAAAAATGGGCTAAAGATTCTACTTGAAGTCCATACAAAATCAGAGCTAGAAAGTGCACTAAAGACAGATGCAGATTTGGTTGGAATAAACAATAGAAATCTAGACACGCTTGATATTGATCTTAAAACAACAGAGAATCTGCTCAAAGACTACAAGCAAGACAGACCGATAATTTCAGAGAGCGGTATAGAGACACCAGATGATATCAAGTATCTAAGAAAGTGTGGTGCAAATGGATTCCTAATTGGTTCTAGCATAATGAAAAGCGATAATATCAGAGAGAATGTGAGAAAATTGGTGAGTGCATATTGA
- a CDS encoding tryptophan synthase subunit alpha: MSRIELKFKELDSKNEKALIAYVMVGFLPDKDTISTIRGLIKGGADIIELGFPFSDPLADGPVIQNASTVSLSKGTKMKKFLDIVKTIRKETDIPLVLMTYANILYHKGYQKFINEVKKAGIDGLILPDMSVEESSEYLAAAKKAKVDTIFLVSPNTSKNRIEKILKASSGFLYLVAVYGTTGIKTSIQNYSITAVKTVKKITKNKIPIGIGFGVSTPSDVKRYVAAGANGVIVGSAFLRIMESTPSSKLQDKIFKFTKSLKVQTKSR, from the coding sequence ATGTCAAGAATTGAATTAAAGTTCAAAGAGCTAGACTCTAAGAACGAAAAAGCACTAATTGCTTATGTCATGGTGGGTTTTCTGCCAGACAAAGACACCATCTCAACTATTCGAGGACTGATCAAGGGCGGTGCAGACATTATCGAACTAGGATTTCCATTCTCTGACCCATTAGCTGATGGTCCTGTTATACAGAATGCAAGTACTGTTTCACTATCAAAGGGAACAAAGATGAAAAAGTTTCTTGATATCGTAAAGACGATTAGAAAAGAGACAGACATTCCACTAGTCCTTATGACATATGCAAACATTCTGTATCACAAAGGATATCAAAAGTTCATCAATGAAGTAAAAAAGGCAGGAATTGATGGCTTGATTCTACCAGACATGTCAGTTGAAGAATCCTCAGAGTATTTGGCGGCTGCAAAAAAAGCCAAAGTCGATACAATCTTTTTGGTTTCACCAAATACTAGTAAAAATAGAATTGAAAAAATACTAAAGGCAAGCTCTGGCTTTTTGTATCTTGTAGCAGTGTATGGAACTACTGGAATCAAGACAAGCATTCAAAATTATTCCATAACAGCTGTAAAAACGGTAAAAAAGATAACAAAAAATAAAATTCCAATAGGAATTGGATTTGGAGTATCCACCCCATCAGATGTTAAAAGATACGTCGCAGCTGGAGCAAATGGAGTAATTGTTGGCAGTGCATTTCTCAGAATAATGGAGAGCACGCCCTCATCAAAACTACAAGATAAAATTTTCAAATTTACTAAAAGTTTGAAAGTACAGACAAAATCAAGATAA
- the trpB gene encoding tryptophan synthase subunit beta, producing MKYPKNGRFGEFGGKYIPETLVPAIEELEENYLKIKDDKKFKAELDYYLKEYAGRPTPLYYAKNLTEKIGGAKIYLKREDLLHGGAHKINNTLGQALLAKRMNKKRIIAETGAGQHGVATAMACACLKMKSEVYMGYKDTIRQKLNVFRMNLLGSKVHPVKSGSQTLKDAINEAIRDWITNVNDTYYLLGSAVGPHPYPVMVRDFQSVIGQEIKQQMKKLENKTPDTVIACVGGGSNAIGTFYPLVDSNAKIIGVEAAGKGLKSDYHSATLSAGSKGILHGMMTYLLQDAEGQIKETHSISAGLDYPGVGPEHAYLKDQNRVKYHSAKDSETIDAFLLLTRTEGIIPALESSHAIAEAIKVARNSPKSESIVVTLSGRGDKDVEVVEEYMKKNVKN from the coding sequence TTGAAGTATCCAAAAAATGGCAGATTTGGGGAGTTTGGTGGAAAGTACATCCCTGAAACACTGGTGCCAGCAATTGAAGAGTTAGAGGAAAATTATCTAAAGATTAAGGATGATAAAAAATTCAAGGCAGAACTTGATTATTACCTAAAAGAGTATGCCGGAAGACCCACACCGCTATACTATGCAAAGAATTTAACAGAAAAGATCGGCGGTGCTAAAATTTATCTAAAAAGAGAAGACTTGCTGCACGGTGGCGCTCATAAAATAAACAACACACTGGGACAGGCACTCCTTGCAAAGAGGATGAACAAAAAGAGAATCATTGCAGAAACTGGTGCAGGCCAACATGGTGTTGCAACTGCAATGGCATGTGCTTGTCTAAAAATGAAATCCGAAGTTTACATGGGATACAAGGACACCATACGACAAAAGCTAAATGTTTTTAGAATGAATTTGCTTGGCTCTAAAGTTCATCCAGTAAAGTCAGGCTCTCAAACACTAAAGGATGCAATCAATGAAGCAATACGAGATTGGATTACAAATGTCAATGACACATACTATCTATTGGGTTCTGCAGTAGGACCACATCCATATCCTGTAATGGTACGAGACTTTCAATCAGTAATAGGTCAAGAGATTAAACAACAGATGAAAAAACTAGAGAATAAAACACCTGATACGGTAATTGCATGTGTTGGTGGGGGTTCAAACGCAATTGGAACATTTTACCCACTAGTGGATTCCAATGCAAAGATAATTGGCGTTGAAGCAGCAGGAAAGGGCCTAAAATCAGACTATCACTCAGCTACTCTGTCTGCAGGAAGCAAAGGAATCCTTCATGGCATGATGACGTATCTTTTACAGGATGCAGAAGGGCAGATCAAAGAGACACACAGCATCTCTGCAGGATTAGATTATCCGGGTGTTGGACCAGAGCATGCGTATCTAAAGGATCAAAACAGAGTAAAGTATCACAGTGCAAAGGATTCAGAAACAATTGATGCATTCTTGCTCCTAACTAGAACTGAAGGAATAATTCCAGCACTTGAATCATCACATGCAATTGCAGAGGCAATCAAAGTTGCAAGGAACAGTCCAAAATCTGAATCAATTGTAGTTACATTATCAGGTAGAGGAGACAAAGACGTCGAAGTAGTAGAAGAGTACATGAAGAAAAATGTCAAGAATTGA
- a CDS encoding ribokinase, which produces MKLALFSHCTIDSIVLDGNTNEQIGGAACYGGLTARKFKFDVELFTKFGKDFPYRYLSENQIKFENALSEKPTTRFRLEITGAERQMFLENKCDDIEYTSSDADGFLASPLCGEISSDLFEKIKNDANFLFLDPQGFLRRTDAQKKVFLEKTSLNLQGVDAIKLNPEELAAIEPGDFEITLKAIQKQGPKYVLYTNKTEISLLYEDKLYSLSLPNKEVYDTTGIGDIFSATFACTLLKEKDFLWAFCFAGGSAQAALDTKEIGLLKVPERGATETNASYFYNTIKFRQI; this is translated from the coding sequence ATGAAACTGGCGCTCTTTTCTCACTGTACAATAGACAGCATTGTTCTTGATGGCAATACCAACGAGCAAATTGGTGGTGCTGCTTGTTACGGTGGATTAACTGCGCGAAAATTCAAGTTTGATGTGGAATTGTTTACAAAATTTGGCAAGGACTTTCCTTATCGTTACCTATCTGAGAATCAAATAAAGTTTGAAAACGCATTATCTGAAAAACCAACTACCAGATTTCGACTAGAGATTACAGGCGCTGAGCGTCAAATGTTTCTTGAAAACAAATGTGATGACATAGAGTATACATCATCAGATGCTGATGGTTTTCTTGCCAGCCCCCTATGTGGTGAAATATCTAGTGATTTGTTTGAAAAGATAAAAAATGATGCAAATTTTTTATTTCTAGATCCTCAGGGATTTTTACGAAGAACTGATGCACAGAAAAAAGTCTTTCTTGAAAAGACATCTCTAAATCTTCAGGGAGTTGATGCAATAAAGCTAAATCCTGAGGAGTTAGCTGCAATAGAGCCTGGCGATTTTGAAATTACACTAAAGGCAATTCAAAAACAAGGTCCAAAATATGTTCTCTATACTAACAAAACTGAGATATCTCTATTGTATGAAGACAAACTATACTCGTTGTCTTTACCAAACAAAGAAGTGTATGATACAACAGGAATTGGCGATATCTTTTCAGCTACATTTGCATGCACTCTACTAAAGGAGAAGGATTTTCTTTGGGCATTTTGTTTTGCTGGAGGTTCTGCTCAGGCAGCTCTTGATACAAAAGAGATTGGACTGCTCAAAGTTCCTGAGCGTGGGGCTACTGAAACAAATGCTTCTTATTTTTATAACACAATAAAATTCAGACAGATTTAA
- a CDS encoding CDP-alcohol phosphatidyltransferase family protein, with the protein MLNNFRESLKPHLERIGKVFASTGLSPNFWTSVGLGFAFLSAFVYGWNFEYAFILGGVLILVSGFFDVVDGQVARVSKQTSKKGGFLDSVFDKIAEVAIFLGILIGGYAEPYLVLLAITLSLLVSYARSRAESLGVKLQGIGIGERAERLLVIAIIGMIGFMEYAVIIVIIIAGITLIQRIIFTAKNISD; encoded by the coding sequence ATGCTAAATAATTTCAGAGAATCCCTCAAGCCTCATCTAGAAAGGATCGGAAAGGTTTTTGCTTCTACTGGTTTGTCACCAAACTTTTGGACCAGCGTCGGTTTGGGATTTGCGTTTCTTTCTGCATTTGTATATGGTTGGAATTTTGAGTATGCGTTTATTCTTGGAGGTGTATTGATACTAGTATCAGGATTCTTTGATGTTGTTGATGGCCAAGTTGCGCGAGTATCAAAGCAGACATCAAAGAAAGGGGGCTTTCTTGATTCAGTCTTTGATAAGATTGCCGAAGTAGCAATCTTTCTAGGAATTTTGATTGGAGGATACGCCGAACCCTATCTTGTTTTGTTAGCTATAACACTTTCACTACTTGTTAGCTATGCCCGCTCTAGAGCAGAATCATTGGGTGTCAAATTACAGGGAATTGGAATCGGTGAACGTGCAGAAAGATTACTAGTCATTGCAATTATTGGTATGATTGGATTCATGGAGTATGCTGTAATCATTGTGATAATTATTGCAGGAATAACTTTGATTCAAAGAATAATCTTTACTGCTAAAAACATCTCAGACTAG
- the pyrG gene encoding CTP synthase (glutamine hydrolyzing) has product MQTKFIFVTGGVMSGLGKGVVTSSIAKLLQLSNQKVSCIKIDPYLNYDAGTMNPVAHGEVFVTEDGGECDMDIGNYERFLNQNILKSHNITTAQVYSKVIEAERKGEYLGACVQIIPHVTDEIKNRIFQVAESEELDVLIVECGGTVGDIESLPFLEALRQIRVEQGPKNVIFVHVTLAPSLDVVGEQKTKPTQHSAQELRRIGIQPDFLAVRCTEPLQEKTKKKIALFTNVTQDDVLSCHDVKSIFQVPQILYDQGIVDSIFTKFGKVGLVNASANWDKWNGIVESMLNHEDQSVKIAMVGKYVTLADSYVSVNHALHHASAKIGKSVKIDWIDSESIDDYKILSNYDGILVPGGFGTRGSEGIIKTAEYARENNIPYLGICFGFQLAAVAFARSVLKLEDANSTEIKENAKNPIIDLLPEQKDVEDMGGSLRLGANEIFVKEDSIANKIYKSKVISKRHRHRYEVNKDYIKQFNEKGLFFTGESDSGKRMEILEIPSHKFFIGVQYHPEFNSRPGFPENVFEAFVSAAAQK; this is encoded by the coding sequence GTGCAGACAAAGTTCATTTTTGTAACAGGGGGTGTAATGTCTGGCCTTGGCAAAGGAGTCGTGACGTCATCCATTGCAAAATTATTACAGTTATCAAATCAAAAGGTATCTTGTATCAAGATCGACCCATACCTAAACTATGATGCAGGAACAATGAATCCTGTTGCACATGGGGAGGTTTTCGTCACAGAAGATGGCGGGGAATGTGATATGGATATTGGAAATTATGAGCGATTCTTGAATCAAAATATTCTAAAAAGCCACAACATTACTACAGCGCAGGTATACTCTAAGGTAATAGAGGCAGAAAGAAAAGGAGAGTATCTTGGTGCATGTGTTCAGATTATTCCCCATGTAACAGACGAGATAAAAAATAGAATTTTCCAAGTAGCAGAATCAGAGGAATTAGATGTTTTAATTGTTGAATGTGGTGGAACGGTTGGAGACATTGAGAGCCTGCCATTCTTAGAAGCATTAAGGCAGATTAGGGTTGAGCAGGGACCAAAGAATGTAATCTTTGTTCATGTAACACTAGCACCATCACTTGATGTTGTAGGGGAGCAAAAGACAAAACCAACGCAACATAGCGCACAAGAATTAAGAAGAATTGGTATTCAGCCAGACTTTTTGGCAGTAAGATGTACGGAACCACTACAGGAAAAGACCAAAAAGAAGATTGCACTGTTTACAAACGTCACACAAGATGATGTGTTATCATGTCATGATGTAAAGTCAATCTTCCAAGTACCACAGATACTATATGATCAGGGAATAGTTGATTCAATATTTACAAAGTTTGGAAAAGTTGGACTGGTCAATGCATCAGCTAACTGGGACAAGTGGAATGGAATAGTAGAATCAATGCTGAATCATGAGGACCAATCAGTAAAGATTGCAATGGTTGGAAAGTATGTCACACTAGCTGATAGCTATGTTAGTGTCAATCATGCGTTACATCATGCAAGTGCAAAGATTGGAAAATCAGTTAAGATTGATTGGATTGATTCAGAATCCATAGACGATTACAAGATACTATCAAACTATGATGGCATATTAGTTCCTGGAGGATTTGGAACAAGAGGTTCTGAGGGAATTATCAAAACAGCAGAATATGCACGTGAAAATAACATCCCATATTTAGGAATCTGCTTTGGATTCCAGCTAGCAGCAGTTGCTTTTGCTAGAAGTGTTTTGAAGTTAGAAGATGCAAACTCTACTGAAATTAAAGAGAATGCAAAAAATCCAATCATTGATCTATTGCCTGAGCAAAAAGATGTTGAAGATATGGGCGGTTCACTGAGATTGGGTGCAAATGAAATCTTTGTAAAGGAAGATTCCATTGCAAATAAAATTTACAAATCCAAAGTAATATCAAAAAGACACAGACACAGATACGAGGTAAACAAGGATTACATCAAGCAATTCAATGAAAAGGGATTATTCTTTACAGGCGAGAGTGATAGTGGAAAAAGAATGGAAATTCTTGAAATTCCATCTCATAAGTTCTTCATAGGAGTACAGTATCACCCAGAGTTTAACAGCAGGCCAGGATTTCCTGAAAATGTCTTTGAAGCCTTTGTAAGTGCTGCTGCCCAAAAATAA
- a CDS encoding 30S ribosomal protein S26e, with protein MPLKRASRGRKKGGKGSSGVVQCTNCGSTVPKDKAKKVTSRLNLVEHALAKELRAQGAYIASPKVLKWYCISCAIHFGILKIRSEASRRQRGRLR; from the coding sequence ATGCCACTAAAACGAGCCAGTAGAGGACGAAAGAAGGGAGGAAAAGGCTCTTCTGGAGTTGTTCAATGTACAAACTGCGGCTCTACTGTTCCAAAAGACAAGGCAAAGAAGGTTACATCAAGATTAAACTTGGTAGAACATGCTTTGGCAAAGGAGTTGCGTGCACAAGGAGCATACATTGCATCACCCAAAGTTCTAAAGTGGTACTGTATTTCATGTGCAATTCACTTTGGAATACTAAAGATTAGATCAGAGGCTTCAAGACGCCAACGTGGCAGACTGCGCTAG
- a CDS encoding cold-shock protein yields MEQGTVKWFNRTKGFGFIERESGDDLFVHKSRVEGFLKDGDKVEFEVGEGPKGPNAINVKKVE; encoded by the coding sequence ATGGAACAAGGCACTGTAAAATGGTTCAACCGTACTAAGGGCTTTGGCTTTATCGAAAGAGAATCCGGCGACGATTTGTTTGTACACAAATCAAGAGTTGAAGGTTTCCTAAAAGATGGAGATAAAGTCGAGTTTGAAGTTGGAGAAGGACCAAAAGGACCAAACGCTATCAACGTAAAGAAAGTCGAATAA
- a CDS encoding MFS transporter: MVRTFSYGFLSIILAIYLKQIGFDDILIGVILSVTLLNSVFFTLFASFYADRFGRRRILIIYAVLMSVSGTIFLLTDNYVALIVAALIGTINVTGSETGAFLSLEQAILPQTVKKIKKRNTLFGFYNMGGTFAMSAGILLSGIPQILQNTGWSNIESFKPLFAVYVIAGLIVAILYLLLSKNIEVGNKPTTKTQLNPLNQLSPKSRGIIGRLSVLFSLDSFAGGFVIQSIISFWFFTRFGVDLTTLSLIFAIAGTLTAFSYVLATRIADKIGLINTMVFSHIPSNVLLVLLAFAPTFPIALGLHLARMTLSQMDVPTRQSYIVSVVNENERTAAAGITNTSRNIAQAVSPSITGLIIHSLWLSAPFVIGGVLKIAYDVGVYLNFRKIKPPDEAISD, from the coding sequence ATGGTAAGAACATTCTCGTATGGATTTTTGAGTATTATACTTGCTATTTATCTGAAACAAATTGGGTTTGATGATATTCTAATCGGAGTAATTCTCTCAGTTACTCTACTAAACAGTGTGTTTTTCACGTTATTTGCAAGCTTTTACGCAGACAGATTTGGACGAAGAAGAATTCTGATAATTTATGCTGTTTTAATGTCTGTGTCTGGAACTATCTTTTTGCTTACTGATAATTATGTGGCTTTGATTGTTGCTGCATTAATTGGAACGATTAACGTCACTGGTTCTGAAACGGGTGCGTTTCTTTCATTAGAGCAAGCTATTCTGCCACAAACGGTAAAAAAGATCAAAAAAAGGAACACACTTTTTGGATTTTATAACATGGGTGGAACATTTGCAATGTCTGCTGGAATATTACTATCAGGAATTCCGCAAATATTACAAAATACTGGATGGTCAAATATTGAATCATTCAAACCGCTTTTTGCTGTATATGTTATAGCTGGATTAATAGTTGCAATTTTGTATCTACTTTTGAGCAAAAATATCGAGGTTGGAAATAAACCCACAACAAAGACACAGCTCAATCCATTGAATCAATTATCTCCAAAATCAAGAGGAATAATTGGGAGATTGTCAGTATTGTTTTCCCTTGATTCCTTTGCAGGAGGATTTGTCATACAAAGTATAATCTCATTTTGGTTCTTTACTAGATTTGGGGTGGATTTGACTACTTTATCATTGATCTTTGCAATAGCTGGCACATTGACTGCATTTTCATATGTTTTGGCTACAAGAATCGCAGACAAAATAGGATTGATTAACACTATGGTTTTTTCACACATTCCTTCAAATGTTTTACTTGTTTTACTTGCGTTTGCACCAACATTTCCTATAGCGCTAGGATTGCATCTTGCTAGAATGACATTATCGCAGATGGATGTACCAACCAGACAATCATACATTGTTTCAGTGGTGAATGAAAATGAAAGAACTGCAGCAGCTGGAATTACAAACACCTCTCGAAATATTGCTCAGGCAGTAAGCCCATCCATTACGGGATTAATTATTCATTCATTGTGGTTGTCCGCGCCTTTTGTGATTGGCGGAGTACTGAAAATTGCTTATGATGTCGGGGTGTATCTAAATTTTAGGAAGATAAAGCCACCTGACGAAGCAATATCTGACTGA